Part of the Haloarchaeobius litoreus genome is shown below.
TGGCACCGCTTCGACCGGTCCGGCCCTGTTCTCCGTGCATGCTGTCGTGGATCCGGGTCAGTGTCCCGTTTATCGTGTCCAGATCCGAATCCACGTCGTCCTCGAGCGAATCGATCTTCTCCGCGACGTCACGCAGCGCCAGCGCGACGTCCCACATGACGACCACGCCGAGGAAGACGAGCATCAGGAGGATGGTCACTGCGACGCCGGCGAGCATTTCTATGCCTACTTGGACCATGGGTGAGTCTCCTGTTCGCGTACGCACGGTCGGGGTATGAGGGTTCGTTCGATATCGAACGGTGAGTCGTGTCTCGATTCGTCCGACAGCGACGGTATCGGCGTGTCGGTGCCCGCGCCGCCACGGTCGTGCGAGGGACCCGACAACCCGACGAACGGTTAAACGTGGTCCGTCCGTAGCGGTGGTATGAGCGACGCAGCAGAGTCGAAAGACGACGGCACCGACGGCAGTCCGACGAACACCACCGAACCAGTCCACGTCGAGAGCCAGGAGCACCTCCAGACGCTACTGGCCGACGAGGACGTGGTGCTCGTCGACTTCTACGCCGACTGGTGTGGCCCGTGCCAGATGCTCGAACCCGTGGTCGCGGAGATCGCGGTCGAGACGGACGCCACCGTCGCGAAGGTCGACATCGACGAGCTGCAGGGGCTCGCACAGGAGAACGGTATCCGCGGTGTCCCGACGCTCCTGCTGTACGCCG
Proteins encoded:
- the trxA gene encoding thioredoxin, with the protein product MSDAAESKDDGTDGSPTNTTEPVHVESQEHLQTLLADEDVVLVDFYADWCGPCQMLEPVVAEIAVETDATVAKVDIDELQGLAQENGIRGVPTLLLYADGELVERMVGVQEKSSLVGLIEQHG